A genomic segment from Janthinobacterium sp. 64 encodes:
- a CDS encoding ShlB/FhaC/HecB family hemolysin secretion/activation protein: MNKRGNGVPQAPATALTMLCLAMLALPGMARAQDAAPVAAPERQVTIEEYLVRGNTVLDARAIEEAVTPFLGPGRTLKDVEGARDALVAAYQARGYQSVYVDLPEQQVEQGVVVLQVSETRVGRLRVVGAQYNSPLDVRQQVPALTEGKVPDFTQAQVELTALNRGPKRQVMPLVKQGSLPGTMDVDLKVDDSSPWRASVGLNNDYSADTKKLRSSVSLGHDNLWQLGHSATISFFGTPGDLNQTKVWSASYVAPIGTQGWSVEATGYQSNSNVASTGGTSVLGKGHALGMKVNYTVPNSGIWWHSFSAGIDFKDNQEALKLNGAGSSVPLKYVPLSVSYNGFAQTEAATYGLGLSLVAGTRASFGYGSDSAAYDNKRYKASPSFLVLKGDANATTTLGSGAQLYGKLAGQLADAALVSGEQMAAGGANSVRGYLSAEATGDYGVSGTVEWRTPQLTYFSRLENWRLYAFADGARLRLRDPLVEQKDLFGLASVGVGSSFQFLRYLNGRIDFAYPLRDGPRTHKHVRRINFNLSASY, translated from the coding sequence ATGAATAAACGAGGTAACGGCGTGCCGCAGGCGCCCGCAACCGCCTTGACGATGCTGTGCCTGGCCATGCTGGCGCTGCCCGGCATGGCGCGCGCCCAGGACGCCGCCCCCGTGGCCGCGCCGGAACGGCAAGTGACGATCGAGGAATACCTGGTGCGCGGCAATACCGTACTCGATGCGCGTGCCATCGAAGAGGCCGTCACGCCCTTCCTGGGGCCGGGCCGCACTTTGAAGGACGTGGAAGGGGCGCGCGACGCCCTCGTTGCCGCGTATCAGGCGCGCGGCTACCAGTCCGTCTACGTCGATTTGCCCGAGCAGCAGGTGGAGCAGGGCGTGGTGGTGCTGCAGGTGAGCGAAACCAGGGTGGGCCGCTTGCGCGTGGTCGGTGCGCAATACAACTCGCCGCTCGACGTGCGCCAGCAAGTGCCGGCGCTGACGGAAGGCAAGGTGCCCGACTTTACCCAGGCGCAAGTGGAACTGACGGCCCTGAACCGGGGACCCAAGCGCCAGGTGATGCCCTTGGTCAAGCAAGGCAGTTTGCCCGGCACCATGGACGTGGACTTGAAAGTGGACGACAGCAGCCCGTGGCGCGCCAGCGTCGGCCTGAACAACGATTACAGCGCCGATACCAAGAAGCTGCGCAGCAGCGTCTCGCTCGGCCACGACAACCTGTGGCAACTGGGCCATAGCGCCACCATCAGCTTTTTCGGCACGCCGGGCGACCTGAACCAGACCAAGGTGTGGTCCGCCTCGTACGTGGCGCCGATCGGCACGCAGGGCTGGAGCGTGGAAGCGACCGGCTACCAGTCGAACAGCAACGTGGCCAGCACGGGCGGCACCAGCGTGCTGGGCAAGGGCCATGCGCTGGGCATGAAAGTCAATTACACGGTGCCCAACAGCGGCATCTGGTGGCACAGCTTTAGCGCCGGCATCGATTTCAAGGATAACCAGGAAGCGCTGAAACTGAATGGCGCCGGTTCCAGCGTTCCCTTGAAATACGTGCCGCTCAGCGTGTCATATAACGGCTTTGCGCAGACGGAGGCGGCGACCTACGGCCTGGGCCTGTCGCTGGTGGCCGGCACGCGCGCTTCATTCGGCTATGGCAGCGACAGCGCCGCCTACGACAACAAGCGCTACAAGGCCTCGCCCAGCTTCCTCGTCCTGAAAGGCGACGCCAACGCCACCACCACCCTGGGCAGCGGCGCGCAGCTGTACGGCAAGCTGGCCGGCCAACTGGCCGACGCGGCGCTGGTGTCGGGCGAGCAGATGGCCGCCGGCGGCGCCAATTCCGTGCGCGGCTATCTGTCGGCCGAAGCGACGGGCGACTACGGCGTGTCCGGCACGGTCGAATGGCGCACGCCCCAGCTGACGTATTTCAGCCGCCTGGAAAACTGGCGTTTGTACGCGTTTGCCGATGGCGCGCGCCTGCGCCTGCGCGACCCGTTGGTGGAACAGAAAGACCTGTTCGGCCTGGCCTCGGTGGGCGTGGGCAGCAGCTTTCAGTTCCTGCGCTACCTGAATGGCCGCATCGACTTTGCGTATCCGCTGCGCGATGGCCCGCGCACGCACAAACACGTGCGCCGCATTAATTTCAACCTGTCGGCCAGCTACTGA